The genomic interval ATTCGTCAGTGATCACTAATTTTTCCTTAGGTATCAATTCAATATATTTACCTCCAAAGGAGTGAACTTTTCCCGTACTGAAATTTGTGAACGACATTTTATAACTTCCACCAACTTTCGCTTCGAGATGATGGACTTGACAAGTAAATCCATTAGGCGGGTACCATTTGCACATTGCATCGGCATCTAAAAATGCGCGATAAACTTTTTCCGGTGCTACACGAAGGACACGATGGAGTGAAACAGTGTTTTCTGACATACTACAATAATCCTATTAAAATTTTAGATTCTTATCTCTTAGCTTTTCTAAACAACAATGCTGAAAAGATCCATAATCCGATAAACAAAATATTCGGTATCAAGATCATAATGGATTCATTTATTTCATCGCTCAAATTAATTGAGAGAGCAATTACCAGAACCAGCGCATTAGCGAATGCTGTCGCAAACATTGCTATCGACATTCCGTGTGCTCGAAATCGTGCAATTATTGTGCCGATAATTTCTACGGCGATAGCTCCTAAATACATAAAATTAGCAGGATTGTTTTCTGAGCCAATTATGCCTACTGAAAGATTAGCCCAAACGATCAAAAGAGTAGTAGCTGCTGCAATTCCCACAGCAGTTTTATATGCCGTGTTATTCATCTGTCTAGTAATGAGCAGATACGTTATACCGGTGCCGAATAAAAGTAACCATGCGGCAAAGAAGTCGAACAAGCTCCAGGCAACTTCATCTGTAAACTGCATTGCAGCGAGTGGAACTAATAATAAAAATGCTGCTGAAATTCCGACGATGATGAATTGATGTACTGTGGATTTCGAATTCTGAAATTTATTGAAGGAGCTGCTGATTATTTTCATAAGTAAGATTGATATTTCTTTATAGTTAATATTTTTATGAACCTGAGCTTGCATATCACCGTGTGTCATCTGAAACGCCGACTACTCTGATTGAGTTCCATAGCCAGGTACATTCTTCCCAAGAATAATATCTCGGGTTCCAATCAGTAAGTTATTTTCTTTTTTAAGATTGAGTACTCTGTTACCACCGCCTCTAATGGACGAATTTTTTTTATCTTCACTGGTTAACGAAGGATCATCTGCAAAATAAAAGTCGTGTATCCAGTAATACTTTCCATTTGGTTCTAAAACCGTAATATGAATATGTGCAGGCTCATCTCTTGAAGGATAAGAGCCTGGCTTGAGAGTATAAAAAGTATACTTTCCGATTTCATCGGTTTTAATCCAGCCTCTTATGTATCCATGTCTTCTTGCCCAGCCTTTTTCGTCTCCCTTTTTAGGATAAATACCATCTTGATTGGTGTGGTAAACATAAAGTATGACATTTCTCGCAGGTGTTATTCCATCATTTTTGTAAACGGTACCGGAGATTTTAATTTTATTGCCAGGATTTGTGAAATCTATTAATGTATCGATAGCTGATAATTTTTTATTACCAAATTCAAAAATTGCTTCACATCCTTCGCATGTACCGATCAATTCAGAATTCTGAGCTTTACATGTACTAAGCAGCATCATCGTTAAAAAAATATATTGTAACATATTCATTTTTAGTCTCCGTTATTCATTAGGTAATGCTTCAAATTCTTTCTTTTTATTCTCGAACCATTCTTTCATCGATTCAGGATTTTTCATAAGCTTTTGCATTTCATTCATTGCTTTAAGATGGGCTGGATCATTATGTTGAAACATTTCCATTGCACGCTGTTTGCTCAGTTCGGCAATTTCTTCGAATGAATTTGCATGAAATTTTTTGTCACAAGCACCGCCGAGTTGTTTGCAGGTCATTGTCTTCATATTTCCCTCTGTTCTTGAATTTCATAAATACAAATACATAACAGAACAAACTTGAAAAACGTTTCGAGGGAGATAAGTTTTTTTGTGGGTATTGAGTCGGTCGGCTTTCTAATCTCTTAAATACTTGCTTGTACGCGATTAGACAACTTCAATTTTTACTCTTCTTCCCAATGTTTTGGTATAACGACGAAAAGTTGATAATCTGAAATCCTCTGAATGATTTTCTCTTCTTGAAATGACTGATTTTTTTGTTTCTAATTTTTCTGCTAATTCTTCCTGGGTCATTCCGGATTCTTCACGCATTTGTTTTAACAAAACACCAATTTTAAAATTTTGATAACCGACATCATAATTTTGAGAAAACTCTCTCTCTTCTTTTTTTCTTTTTGAGATATATTTTTTCAAATCACTCATAATTTTTTCCTCTCATAATAAGTTCGTTTTCTTTAATCAGCCAGGACAATTTCACCTTGCAAAGTCTTTTGTGATTTTTTTACAAAACCATTTGTGAGAGTAAAATTATTCTTCTTTTCAAAGAATCATAAGATTCTAAAGATCTCCTGAAAAAATAACCCTGATTTCCCAGATATCAACTGTATTTTTTAATTTCTTTAAATATTGTTTCGGAACTACGGACATCTCTTCGAATAATTCTAAAACCCAAGCAATCTTTTGAGCTTTTTGCCGCTCAATGAATCAAGAAATTCAATGACTGGGCATTTACCGGATTCTGATTGGTAAGAATAAACTTCTGGCACATGAAAAAGTTAGCATTAATACTAACATATTTCGATAGAAATTTTAATCTGCCTGTGCATTTCGCTTCGACAGACAAAACATTAAAAAAGTTCAATAATTGCAAAAATAGATTTTCTATTTCGCTGGCTTACTGCATGCAAGTTTAGTATGACTCTTTCGCTCAACTTAAGTAAATTAGAATAAACGTATAGAAGTTTAACAACATTTTATTAAAAGTGTGATGATATGAACTCATTGAAATCAAGTCCAGCATTGTCGGGTAGAATTTTTTCCTCTTTCATATTGATTTATTTTTTCTTTTTTATAGTTGATGCCATTGGGCAAGCTCCTCAAACTCTCTGGAAAAAAACTTTCGGGGGAACTAATATTGATGTCGGAAGCCACGTAATTCAATCAAGTGATGGCGGCTATGCTATCACGGGTTATACTCGTTCTTATGGAACAATGAGCGGACGAAACATTTTACTTCTCAAAACAGATTCAAGTGGTAATCAATTGTCGATCAATGCTTATGGCGGCAACGATGATGAAGAAGGATTCGGGATCAGACAAACTTTTGATAGAGGGTACATCATAGTTGGTTATACAAAATCTTTCGGCGCAGGAGCAAAAGATGTTATAATTCAAAAAACTGATTCACTCGGCAATTCAGAATGGATGAGAACTTTCGGCGGCAGTAATGATGATGAAGGATACTCGATTCAACAAACTTCCGATAGGGGTTTTATTATTGCCGGAGCAACTTCATCTTCTGGCGCGGGAAGCAGAGATGTTTATCTTGTCAGAACAGATGCAAATGGAAATCTGCGATGGGCTAAAACTCTCGGCGGGATGAGTTCGGATGGTGCATGGTGTGTTCAACTAACTTCAGATGGTGGATTTATTATTACTGGCTGGACGTTTTCGTATGGACCTGGCTTTGTGGGAAATGTATGGCTTGTAAAGGCTGATTCACTTGGAAATCAAATTTGGCATAAGTATTTCGGCGGCAGTGATGCTGATAGAGGATTAGCGGTTGAACAAACAACAGACGGAGGTTATATAATCACGGGATACACTGCTTCTTACGGTGCTGGTTTAGATGATTTGTATTTAATCAAAACTGATAGCGCAGGAAACGAACAATGGTCAAAAACTTTTGGCGGAAGCGGCAGAGATTACGGCAACTTTGTTCAGCAAGCACACGATGGCGGTTATATAATTACCGGGTACACGCTTTCATTCGGTGCAGGGAGTGAGGATGTTTGGTTGATTAAAACCGATCCGAACGGAAATAAAACCTGGGATATAACTCACGGAGGTGCACAATCGGATGTCGGTAATTGCGTTAAGCAAACCTCTGATGGAGAATATATAATTGCTGGATATACTCTCTCTTATGGTGCGGGAGTGCATGATGTTTGGTTAATCAAAACTGCGCCTGAACAAAACACAATCACGATATCATTTCAAATCCAACCTGATTGGAACTTACTGAGCGTTCCACTTAATCTTGCAAACATGAACATCGCATCAATCTTTCCGGAAGCCGTCTCAAATGCATATTATTACGATAATGGATACATCACTGCAACGACAGCACAGCTCGGCAAGGGCTTTTGGTTGAAATTCAATTCAGCACAAACAAAAAATCTGACGGGCATTCCTCAAAGTTCTATCAACATTAATTTAAATGCAGGCTGGAATTTGATCGGTCCGCTCCATGTCAACGTCCCGACCTCTAATATCACTACAAATCCTCCTGGTATAATTTCTTCATTATTTTTTGGTTATTCAAATGGTTATCAAGCTGTTACCACACTTGAAAAAGGAAAAGGTTATTGGATCAAAGTCTCTTCGAACGGAACAATGATAATTCCTACCGCTGCTGGGAAAAGGAAATAGTAATGAGTATCGAGTAGTGAGTAATGAGACTTGAGAATCAATGTTCATAAATACTAAACCAGAAACATTTCGGGTGCAAGAATCTTTTCTCTTTTTAAGCTGAGAATAACGACGCTGCCGCTAAGCCGCCCATCCGTTAGCTGACGGACAGCAAAGCCGCTTTGAAAAACAGTTTACCCCGACTTGTCGGGGCTGTCCGTGTTGAGCGGCTGGATATAAGGCGTTTATCTATTCTCTTATTAATCTTTCTTGTAATAGTTTTTGCATATCTCTGCGACCATCTAATACACAGTGGATAAAAACTACTTTCTCAATAATCTGATAAATTATTCTATAAGGTTTATAGTTTAGCTCTAAAAAATCATCTATTCCGAGGAGGCTCAATTCTGGGGGAACATGACCACGATTGGGGTATTCTTGAAGTGATATACATTTCTCATACAATTTAGCATACAATTTATCAGCTTTCTCTTCAGAATCGTTAAAATAAACATATTGATAAATTTCAAATAGATCCTCTTCTGCTGAAGAAACAATATTTACCCGCCATTTAGCTGTCTTGGATTTAGGCGGATTAACTTTGAATTTCACGTTGGTCCCGTTTAAATTCATCTATATGATTTCGTAAATCTTCAAAGGATTTTTCCAATGTTTTATATTTGCCTTTTCTGAGTTCTTTCCCACTTAATACAAGTATTTTAAGTAAAGCGATGCTCTCCTGGGTTTTTTCGTAAACTTTAACATCTTGAAGAACCACTTTGGCTTCACCATTGTGAGTAATTATCAATGTTTTACGATTTTCAGAAACATTACGAATCACTTCAGAGGCATGAGTTTTTAGATAACTAATTGGTTTTACAGCTTCACTATATTTCATTTTATTTCCTTTCATTATGCGACTACAATATAGTCCTTTAAGTAGTCCATGTCAACTCTAACATTGAATCATGAATTAAGCCTTATAACGGCGTGTTATGTTAAATCGCAACCCACCAAAAAGAAGGTGGGTAGGGTGGATAAACATACCGTTTGAGTTCTCCTTTTTTTGTTTGTTTTCCGAGAACTCAATTTATTATTTTCTTTAAACATACGTTCTTGTTGCTAAGCCACAGCCCAGAACAACAATGATTAATTAAAAATATACAATTAACAATTATAACAAACTTTTTTATCCATATAACCTTTAACAAGAACGATTATACGGAGCAACTACCTTTTAAACTGCACAAAAGACGAGTGCGAAAATGCTTTCGGCTTGAGGCACAGGTTATGTGCTGCCTCTTAAATTTTTATTATATCTATCTAGTTGTTCTTTTACAAATCCTATATTCTCAGCGTTTTTAAAAGCAAACCATTTCTCTCTATATTCTACTTCACCGTCAATTATATCCTTGAAATTTCTAAACGGTTTCGAGAGGCTTAATCCTAATTCCAATTTCTTTCTTAATTCTTCATCATTAACGGTTGCTACAAATTCCGCCATTACTTGAAATGATTCCCTTGAATCCATTTTCTCGAATTCAAGATATTTGTCATAGTTTTCTTCGATTTCTTTTAGATCTTCTTCCCACAGTTCGGTATCTGCATAAACATCATTATCAAAATCTATTATTGATTTTATTTCCTTTGTTTCAATATTAAGGTAAACCTTAAAGCCAGTTTCCAAATCTTCAGCAATAGATTTTATTTGCTCTTCTGCAAGT from Ignavibacteria bacterium carries:
- a CDS encoding type II toxin-antitoxin system RelE/ParE family toxin, whose amino-acid sequence is MNLNGTNVKFKVNPPKSKTAKWRVNIVSSAEEDLFEIYQYVYFNDSEEKADKLYAKLYEKCISLQEYPNRGHVPPELSLLGIDDFLELNYKPYRIIYQIIEKVVFIHCVLDGRRDMQKLLQERLIRE
- a CDS encoding DUF1059 domain-containing protein; protein product: MKTMTCKQLGGACDKKFHANSFEEIAELSKQRAMEMFQHNDPAHLKAMNEMQKLMKNPESMKEWFENKKKEFEALPNE
- a CDS encoding SRPBCC family protein; the encoded protein is MSENTVSLHRVLRVAPEKVYRAFLDADAMCKWYPPNGFTCQVHHLEAKVGGSYKMSFTNFSTGKVHSFGGKYIELIPKEKLVITDEFDDPNLPGTMKTTVSLKNVSCGTEIKIVQEDLPESIPMDACYLGWQESLDLLAKLVEADVKD
- a CDS encoding helix-turn-helix transcriptional regulator; this translates as MSDLKKYISKRKKEEREFSQNYDVGYQNFKIGVLLKQMREESGMTQEELAEKLETKKSVISRRENHSEDFRLSTFRRYTKTLGRRVKIEVV
- a CDS encoding type II toxin-antitoxin system Phd/YefM family antitoxin produces the protein MKYSEAVKPISYLKTHASEVIRNVSENRKTLIITHNGEAKVVLQDVKVYEKTQESIALLKILVLSGKELRKGKYKTLEKSFEDLRNHIDEFKRDQREIQS
- a CDS encoding intradiol ring-cleavage dioxygenase, whose amino-acid sequence is MNMLQYIFLTMMLLSTCKAQNSELIGTCEGCEAIFEFGNKKLSAIDTLIDFTNPGNKIKISGTVYKNDGITPARNVILYVYHTNQDGIYPKKGDEKGWARRHGYIRGWIKTDEIGKYTFYTLKPGSYPSRDEPAHIHITVLEPNGKYYWIHDFYFADDPSLTSEDKKNSSIRGGGNRVLNLKKENNLLIGTRDIILGKNVPGYGTQSE